A region of the Chitinivorax sp. B genome:
GGCGGGCATGCAGCCGCCGCAGTTCGCGCCATACTGTGACCGGGGCGGTGCCCAGTTGCTGAAACTGGCGGATGCCCCACACACTGGCCCAAGCCTGTACCCGCTCGGCGGCTTCCGGGGCATCCAGCCCGTCAAAGTTGTCGCCGATGGATTCGCCATTGATTTTGCGCCCGGTCAAGGTCTTGCACAGGTACTTGACCACGTAGCCCGCTGCCGTGCCGCGTTGCCAGTCAATCTCCACGGCTTGACAGCGAATCTCTTCGCGGCCCGCCACCTCTTCCGGGGCGTCGCGCAAGGCGTAGTGCCGGAAAACGTCAATGGTGCGGGCTTGCTGGGCGCGTGGGGTGAACACCAGCAGATGCCAATGCGGGCAGCCGTCGTGATGCGGTTCCACCACCCGCAAGCCGTACAGCTTGATGCCGTCCTGATGCAGCACCGCCCGGATGTCGCCCCACAGATGGGTCAAATACGCCTGTGCATCGCGGGGGGTGCTGCCGTCGTATTTCTCGTTCGGCTTGCCGCTGTCGCGGTACACCGCATGAAAGCGTGACGGACAGGAAATGGTGATGAACAAGCCGACATGGCCGACATCTTTAGCGATGGTTTCGAAGCCGCGGATGCGCACCATCAATTCGGCAAAGCGCACCTGCGGATTGCTGACGCCGACATCGGCCAGTTCCGCCAAGGTGTAACAGTCGCCGGCCTCGTTGACGGCTTCGGTCTGCTCCAGCATGGCGCGATTGCGCCGTTTCTGCTGCCGAACCCGTTGCATGGCGTCGTCCGACACATACAGGCCGGCGCCGCGCCACACCTGCCCATTGCGGATGGCTGCGGCTTCTTGGGTGCGGCTATGGATGACGCGCAGTTGCCGACGCCACCATTTGGCGTCCTGCAGGCGTTTCAATAGCGTGTCGTCGGTGACGCCCTGCCGGCCCACCTGCGGGGCCGTGGCGCCCATGCGCAGCACGACGGCCTTGACCGCCGCCATCAAGCTGGCGTGACTCGGCCAGGGACGACGCGTCATCTCGGTGATGAAGTTCGCCAGTTGCGTGGCGCGGTGGCTCAGGTCGTGATCGTCCAGATCGGCCACGATCTGCAGGGCGTCTTGCTCCAGTTGCGCCCGCAGTGTGCCCTGTGCGGCAAACCCGGCCAGCGCCGCTTCCCACGCGCCCGCCATCATGTCCGCGTGAATATCGGCGGTGATGGCTTCCGCGAAGAAGTCCAGCAAATACACCTGCCGGCCAAAGGCTGCGCACAGGTGATCGCTCAGCCGGTCCAGTGCCACGCCCACTTCTCGATACAGGGTAACGCCCGCCTGCCAGTTGCCGGCCAGGAAGTGATCAATCGCTTGCTGCGCCAGCACGTCCTGAAAGTCGCTCGGCAAGTCCGCCAGCGCCCGCTTGCGCAACAGCTTGACCCAATAGACGTCCCACATGTCGCGGGCTTCGGACAAGCCGGGGGCATCGGGCACCGGATTGGTGTCCCGTGGGTGAGGTAAATCAAGCATTACTGGCCTTGCTGTAGTTGTAGTGTGTCCAGCGCATGCCATAACTGGCCGATGCGCTGGCGGATGGTGTCGAAATGGATGGGCTGCAGTCCCAAGGCCATTCGTTGATTGATACCGGCCATGCCGATGATTTGTTGATTCATGGCCAGCAAATTGGATTCGAGCAGCGCCACGGCTTCCAACTGGGCGCGGGTCAATTTGCGCACCGGTGGCGTGACCGGCGCGGGTTCGGCCACCATCAAGGGCACCGGCTTGACCTTCTTCGCCGCCTCGTGAATGGTTGCCCGCATGGTGGCTATAGAGATCGCCGCCAATTCCCGCCCGGTTGCCGTTTGCATGTGTCCTCTGTTCAGGTTCGATTTACGCTGTATCAGCTAATGTGTCCGGTACCCCTACCTGACCCCTTCCTGATAGCCGCCTGCTGCGGTCTCACTGCGCAATGGCGCGCTAAATGTGTCGCTGCGTGACTGGCGAGAAAAGATTAGTCGATAACTAGGCTAGTAGTCGATATACCCACCACTGTTGACAGGGTATTTTGCCTCGCTAGATCATTCACCCCTGCGCACTCTGGAATTTTGCACATGCTGACCACGCTAGATTGGATTTCTGCATTAAAAACAACATTATGCATATCTTCAGACTATGGAATCGCTAAACATCTCGGGATTTCCAAGCATGCAATATCGAAGTATCGGCGGAAAAATGAGGCATTTGGCCCTAAAACAGCAGAAAAGGTGGCAGAAGTTTTGCAAGTGGACCCTGCTATATTGTTTGCAAGTTCTGAGTATGAACGAGCAAAAAGCAACAGTGAAAAGGACGTTTGGCAGGGAATTTACGAGAAAATTGGCGGGTTGCAAGCCGAGGAATTAATAAGGAAAAATATAGAATAATTTCCCTATTTGTTGCTAATTGCAACTATTGTTAAAAATGCACATTATGCGAATTTTTATGAGGCCAAAGCAATGCCTTTTGAGAGCGGCATTGAGCCGCTCTTCAGGATTCAGCTCCGGGCTATAGCTTGGCTTGTGCTCAGCCAGCATCTCACTACTGATTCGCAAGATGCCTGAAAGGGGTCAAAATCGGATGGCCGCATCCACCTCCGTCACCAGTGCGTCCAACAGTGACCGGGCATCATGATGTCGTAGTAGTCCAGCCCCCTGCCCCGCATACATTGGGACCAAATCAGGACGGTGCTGAGAAATAGCCGCCACCTTGATCGGGCTGGTAAACCAACTGTGAATCGGGTAGCTTGGAAAGCTCGCCTCATATGGGCGCATCTCATCCACAAATCGATTGCGAATGAAGCGTGCAAGTCGACCTGTCCCGGCACGACTTAGCATCGTGTATCTGGCCTCCGGACTAAAAAGCATGGCGCGATGCAGGTCACTGGTGGCAGATTCACGGCAAGCGAGAAACGCTGTACCGATCTGTACGGCTTGCGCGCCCAACATCAGTGCCGCTGCAATACCCCGTCCGTCCGCAATGCCGCCGGCAGCAATGACGGGTGCATCGACTGCATCGACGACCTGGGGAACTAACGCCAACGTACCAGTCAATGATTCTTCTGCGGGTTGCAAAAACGATACCCGATGGCCGCCCGCCTCCGCCCCGGTAGCAACAATCATGTCCACACCGGCTTGATCCAATAGCCTTGCCTCATCTGGCGTGGTCGCAGTGCCCATTGTAACGATATCAAGCTCCCGACAACGAGCAAGCACATCGGCCGCCGGTATGCCATAAACAAAACTGAATACCGCTGGGCGCGCTGCCAGCAGCGCATCGATCTGTTCCTCATAGGCAGGCATATATCGCACTGGCTGGATCGGCAAGGGAATGCCCAGTTCCCGATAGTAAGGCGCCAATCGCGCCGCGTGTTGTGCAAAGTCGCTATCACTGATAAGCGGGTTGTCACTGTCCTGATAGGGTATCCAAAGATTGAGTGCAAATGGGCGCGCTGTTTGCGCCCGAATGGCCTTAGCTATCTCGTTGATTTGTGCCCCACTCAAATGATGGGCGCCAAACGAGCCCAATCCCCCAGCTTCCGCTACGGTAGCGGTCAACGTCACCGACGATAGTCCACCACCAAAAGGACCCTGGATAATTGGGACGGTCAGACCAAGCCGTCGTGTAATTTCTGTATTTGTCCACATAAGCTATTCCATGTCGTCTTGTTTGTTAGCTGCGTGCGTTAGATACGGGGTCGTAGTGCGCCAGGCGCCTGATTCGATTACCGCCTAGTTCAGCAACCCTTCAGCCCGCATTGCCGACTGAACCGCTGGTCTACTAGCAACCCGTTTTAAGAATTCACCTAAAGCCAAGTGAGGGGACAGATCCAGCCCAACATGTTTTGCCCAACCAGCCACTACAAATAGATAAGCATCGGCTGCGGTGAAATGGTCACCCGTCAGGTAATGTTTGCCTTGCAACTGACCAGATACCCATTCGAACTTTTTGTGCAATGCGGCCGTGAACACCGCTTTGCCTGTTGTGTCTAGTGCTGAATGAAACAGAGGGCTGAACGATTTGTGCAGTTCAGAGGTGATGTAATTTTGCCATTCCATCACCCGGTAACGAGCCATACTCCCCGCAACGGGCATCAAGTCGTGTCGTGCGGCACGGTCACCAATATACTGGGCAATGACTGGTCCTTCGCTCAAGTACTGACCATCTTCCAGTTCCAGCAGTGGCACCTGCCCCTTCGGGTTAACCACATAGTAGTCCGCCCCTTGCGCAGTCTGATGTTCGGCCGTGTCGACACGGACCAGCGAGAATGCAAGCCCAGCTTCATGTAACATGATGTGGGGCACCAATGAGCATGCACCTGGAGAGTAAAAGAGTTTCATAGTAGGTTTCCTGGGTAATTGTCATGGCAGGTAGGCAAACTGCCGATCGGACTGTTGCGATTGGGACTAACGGGCACTACGCTGCGCGTCCAGCGCTTTAATGAACAGTTCAGCCAAGGTGGCATCAGAGAACGGCTGTTGACCGGTGATCAATTCCCGATCCTGCACCACTTCACTTTTCCATTTGCCGGCGTTCTGCACTCTCCCTCCCGCTTCAGCCAGCGCCTCTGCGGGGTAAAATGCCACTTCACCTTTGAGCTGGCCAGGTTCAACCGCGCGCTCCTCTGCAGTGGAAAACACCGTCATCCTGTAGCCGGCATATGGCCAACCATCGGCGAACTTGCGCTGAGATGCCTCATCATTCTTGACGAGTGCCTGATGGAAACCTGATGCATTCGACAGCGTTGACAACAGCGCGATCGGAGCATGGCATAGCAATGCGGTCGGGCGGCCACTGTCATGAAAGCTGCGCAGGATTTTTCCCAAATCTGGATCCTTCACCAGATCCTGCATGGGCGCATGGCCTCCTGGTAGGAAGATGCCAACATAACGATCGGTGCCTTCGCTCACGACAGCGCTCAACTTCTTTGGTTTTTGCAACGATACAAGTTGTGCCACAAACTGTTG
Encoded here:
- the gstA gene encoding glutathione transferase GstA, whose amino-acid sequence is MKLFYSPGACSLVPHIMLHEAGLAFSLVRVDTAEHQTAQGADYYVVNPKGQVPLLELEDGQYLSEGPVIAQYIGDRAARHDLMPVAGSMARYRVMEWQNYITSELHKSFSPLFHSALDTTGKAVFTAALHKKFEWVSGQLQGKHYLTGDHFTAADAYLFVVAGWAKHVGLDLSPHLALGEFLKRVASRPAVQSAMRAEGLLN
- a CDS encoding replication endonuclease → MLDLPHPRDTNPVPDAPGLSEARDMWDVYWVKLLRKRALADLPSDFQDVLAQQAIDHFLAGNWQAGVTLYREVGVALDRLSDHLCAAFGRQVYLLDFFAEAITADIHADMMAGAWEAALAGFAAQGTLRAQLEQDALQIVADLDDHDLSHRATQLANFITEMTRRPWPSHASLMAAVKAVVLRMGATAPQVGRQGVTDDTLLKRLQDAKWWRRQLRVIHSRTQEAAAIRNGQVWRGAGLYVSDDAMQRVRQQKRRNRAMLEQTEAVNEAGDCYTLAELADVGVSNPQVRFAELMVRIRGFETIAKDVGHVGLFITISCPSRFHAVYRDSGKPNEKYDGSTPRDAQAYLTHLWGDIRAVLHQDGIKLYGLRVVEPHHDGCPHWHLLVFTPRAQQARTIDVFRHYALRDAPEEVAGREEIRCQAVEIDWQRGTAAGYVVKYLCKTLTGRKINGESIGDNFDGLDAPEAAERVQAWASVWGIRQFQQLGTAPVTVWRELRRLHARQLQQDEGSLQDALGQQAPRERLHQTFGDLRHAGTLMEAALAADASQWAAFVTILGGVDCPRQALAVQPLKDRDIINQYGEATGCRVIGVADAQTGQCITTRVHHWEIRRALPQASPTRAARCAAWTRVNNCNNHAERKTLQGLQRLYERRQRPVSATLAAQLQRIEERDYDHAYETAAIERLIAQHRPQTRPAGGGRHQAGGAAVARPPR
- a CDS encoding nitronate monooxygenase; this translates as MWTNTEITRRLGLTVPIIQGPFGGGLSSVTLTATVAEAGGLGSFGAHHLSGAQINEIAKAIRAQTARPFALNLWIPYQDSDNPLISDSDFAQHAARLAPYYRELGIPLPIQPVRYMPAYEEQIDALLAARPAVFSFVYGIPAADVLARCRELDIVTMGTATTPDEARLLDQAGVDMIVATGAEAGGHRVSFLQPAEESLTGTLALVPQVVDAVDAPVIAAGGIADGRGIAAALMLGAQAVQIGTAFLACRESATSDLHRAMLFSPEARYTMLSRAGTGRLARFIRNRFVDEMRPYEASFPSYPIHSWFTSPIKVAAISQHRPDLVPMYAGQGAGLLRHHDARSLLDALVTEVDAAIRF
- a CDS encoding type 1 glutamine amidotransferase domain-containing protein, with product MIKQWITAAVIGIGMPITAWAQSHGEVLVVVSSEHQLELKGGKRYTTGYYLNELAVPVQKLIAAGYTPVFANPKGNTPSMDAHSNNKLFFGGDDVKRAATQQFVAQLVSLQKPKKLSAVVSEGTDRYVGIFLPGGHAPMQDLVKDPDLGKILRSFHDSGRPTALLCHAPIALLSTLSNASGFHQALVKNDEASQRKFADGWPYAGYRMTVFSTAEERAVEPGQLKGEVAFYPAEALAEAGGRVQNAGKWKSEVVQDRELITGQQPFSDATLAELFIKALDAQRSAR